In Lates calcarifer isolate ASB-BC8 linkage group LG15, TLL_Latcal_v3, whole genome shotgun sequence, one genomic interval encodes:
- the kif13a gene encoding kinesin-like protein KIF13A isoform X7 produces MSDTKVKVAVRVRPMNRREIELNTKCVVDMEDNQTVLHPPPSNGKGENRKQPKVFAFDHCFWSMDESNVPKYAGQEVVFKCLGEGILENAFQGYNACIFAYGQTGSGKSFSMMGNGEQPGLIPRLCCSLFERVHREANEAHTFKVEVSYMEIYNEKVRDLLDPKGSRQSLKVREHKVLGPYVDGLSQLAVTSFEDIEVLMSEGNKSRTVAATNMNEESSRSHAVFSIIVTQTLYDLQSGNSGEKVSKMSLVDLAGSERVSKTGAAGERLKEGSNINKSLTTLGCVISALADQSAGKGKGKFVPYRDSVLTWLLKDNLGGNSKTAMIATVSPAADNYEETLSTLRYADRAKRIVNHAVVNEDPNARIIRELREEVEKLKVQLCQAESMKAPELKEKLQESEKLIQEMTVTWEEKLRKTEEIATERQKQLESMGISLETSGIKVGEDKCFLVNLNADPALNELLVYYLKEHTRVGADTSQDIQLFGIGIQPEHCVLELCPDGDVTLMPIGNARTCVNGTMIDSLVHLWHGDRILWGNNHFFRINLPKRKRRDRLKELERASPRESFVEADVETASEASSEQDYTYEFAQMEVMMKTLGNNDPMQNVVQVLEKQYLEEKRTALEEQRMMYERELESLRQQLSPEKTPQHHRSSSDRLTFPTHTPHSKLRLWTEERDELFRQSLSRLREQVVKANTLVREANFLAEEMNKLTDYQVTLQIPAANLSANRKRGAIVSEPAIQVRRKGKGTQVWTIEKLENKLVDMRDHYRDWKEGTEEMCNKVNSKHCDPFYEAQENHNLIGVANIFLECLFHDVRLQYAVPIISQQGEVAGRLHIELMRVSGAVPERLSGGDDSSENSSESSCYEVMDTNGEIVHMAKRLTCRVRIREATGLPLNLSNFVFCQYTFWEHGEPTVAPPMVSPDRPSPRSPDAQFTVQFDHCKDYVVHVTDEFLEFISDGALDIEVWGHRCAGNGRSLWELDALEAKTQTLRDRWSEVSRRIDLWISIQELNEQGEYSSVELHSGKDISTGGVFQLRQGHSRRLQVCVKPVQNSGTLPLLVEAVLSVSIGCVSARSTKLQRPLDSYQEEDLNCVRERWSEALIKRREYLDEQIKKIINKHEKSEEDIEREARLVEQWVGLTEERNAVLVPAPGSGIPGAPADWTPPAGMEAHIPVLFLDLNADNLTVNEQLTGPHAAGVNSILPKEHGSQFFYLPIIRHSDEEVSAVCSWDSSIHDSVHLNRVTSPNERIYLIIKATVQLSHPASMELVLRKRIAVNIYNKQSFTQSLKRRMSLKNTLYSCGVSYEIVSNIPKASEEPEERETLALMAARGDSEETQDGETYIEKYTRGVLEVENILSLERLRQAVTVKEALAAKGRHLRRSISTPNVQHSSCSKTDLTGCEDEDCKDHCDHVDGSNCNPQDSSLCSTPIKSKENQGLVPESPTFFNSSPFKVLSPQPPKFLKSLLPVKEENKAKKALEARPLLGQEDSEDEETDVDMTLNLDRGPQDHGGFQAYIPEDFANFEIYNATLENQEGFPSSRSDLKGSRCGGGSGEKEVSRSPTASSCTSGYFSHSASNATLSDMPFSASESSDHLSCTSRDPQDHPGCPAGRGCTQTKSVYVGSDAQQPPLSGGGVQDKLTHPQGSSPVSIPNCTDKQQTFPLPHNCVLSTSQEFTDFKGADDSIVDNDLGHFTEGWEPEGLEHKKADNIKTCGTGNQQSSVITDVNDASNPENSICNCPNNEDSVSVPVSCPNTTVVCTSAPVSTPDKTPAPSPALIIPSPSVPPPASPSPVTPTSPAPSSALAPRAGGEPPIQEPAQGDLPHGSPCPSPNPSSAEPSGDSSGDESTPIAQLPDWMAPGEQVWVGKRRGTVHYVGGVEFAKGIWIGVKLDMAVGKHNGTVQGRVYFRCPPGHGVFVKPSRLTRGPPSMDTEPQTLIR; encoded by the exons GTGTTCGCTTTTGACCACTGTTTCTGGTCCATGGATGAGTCCAACGTTCCCAAATATGCTG GTCAAGAGGTGGTGTTCAAGTGCCTTGGAGAGGGAATACTTGAAAATGCATTCCAGGGATATAATGCCTGCATATTTGCCTATGGACAAACAG GTTCAGGCAAGTCCTTTTCCATGATGGGGAATGGGGAGCAGCCAGGTTTAATCCCTCGACTCTGCTGCTCGCTGTTTGAGAGGGTCCACAGGGAGGCGAACGAGGCCCACACTTTCAAGGTGGAGGTGTCTTACATGGAGATCTACAATGAGAAAGTCCGCGACCTGCTGGATCCCAAAGG gAGCCGACAGTCCCTCAAAGTTCGGGAACACAAAGTCCTGGGTCCATACGTGGATGGTCTGTCTCAGCTGGCCGTGACCAGCTTCGAG GACATCGAGGTGTTAATGTCAGAGGGGAACAAATCTCGCACGGTTGCAGCCACCAACATGAACGAGGAGAGCAGTCGTTCACATGCCGTCTTCAGCATCAttgtcacacaaacactttatgATCTGCAGTCTGGg AATTCAGGGGAGAAAGTGAGCAAGATGAGTCTGGTTGACCTGGCAGGAAGTGAGCGAGTTTCCAagactggagctgctggagagagACTCAAAGAGGGCAGCAATATAAACAA aTCTCTCACCACCCTAGGCTGTGTGATTTCTGCTCTAGCTGATCAGTCTGCAGGGAAGGGGAAGGGCAAGTTTGTGCCTTACAGAGACTCAGTCCTCACCTGGCTGCTGAAG gaCAACCTTGGCGGCAACAGCAAGACAGCCATGATAgccacagtgagtccagcggCTGACAACTATGAGGAGACTCTGTCTACGCTACGCTACGCAGACAGGGCCAAGAGAATCGTCAACCATGCTGTGGTGAATGAAGACCCCAACGCTCGGATTATCAGAGAGCtcagggaggaggtggagaaactCAAAGTTCAGCTCTGTCAGGCCGAG TCCATGAAGGCTCCTGAACTGAAGGAGAAACTGCAGGAGTCTGAGAAACTCATTCAGGAGATGACTGTCACCTGGGAGGAGAAactaagaaagacagaggagattGCAACT GAGCGTCAGAAACAGTTGGAGAGCATGGGCATCTCTTTGGAAACATCTGGGATTAAAGTGGGTGAAGACAAGTGTTTCCTCGTCAATCTAAATGCTGATCCTGCCCTGAATGAGCTACTGGTCTATTACCTGAAG GAGCACACGCGTGTGGGCGCAGACACTTCTCAGGACATCCAGCTCTTTGGGATCGGAATCCAGCCGGAGCACTGTGTCCTGGAGCTCTGCCCAGATGGTGATGTCACCCTTATGCCCATAGGGAATGCCAG GACCTGTGTGAACGGAACAATGATCGACTCCTTGGTGCACCTGTGGCACGGAGACCGCATCTTATGGGGCAACAACCACTTCTTCAG GATTAATCTGCCCAAGCGAAAGCGGCGGGACCGTTTGAAGGAGCTCGAGAGAGCTTCTCCCAGAGAGAGCTTCGTAGAGGCAGATGTGGAGACCGCCAGCGAGGCCTCTTCTGAGCAGGACTACACCTACGAGTTTGCCCAGATGGAGGTCATGATGAAGACTCTTGGGAACAATG ACCCCATGCAGAATGTGGTCCAGGTGCTGGAGAAGCAGTACCTGGAGGAGAAGCGGACAGctctggaggagcagaggatgaTGTACGAGCGGGAGCTGGAGTCCCTGCGGCAACAGCTGTCCCCTGAGAAAACACCGCAGCACCACCGCAGCAGCAGTGACCGCCTTACATTCCCGACACACACGCCACACAGCAAGCTGCGACTGTGGACGGAGGAACG ggatGAGCTCTTCCGTCAGAGTCTCTCTCGACTCAGGGAGCAGGTCGTGAAAGCCAACACCTTGGTGCGAGAAGCCAACTTTTTGGCAGAGGAGATGAACAAACTGACCGACTATCAGGTCACCCTTCAGATTCCTGCAGCCAATCTCAGCGCCAACCGCAAG CGTGGAGCGATAGTGAGCGAGCCGGCCATCCAGGTGCGGAGGAAAGGGAAGGGGACCCAAGTGTGGACCATTGAGAAGCTGGAGAACAAACTGGTGGACATGAGAGACCACTACAGGGACTGGAAGGAAGGCACAGAGGAGATG tgcaaCAAAGTGAACAGTAAGCACTGTGATCCATTCTATGAAGCACAAGAGAACCACAACCTGATAGGAGTGGCCAACATTTTTCTGGAGTGCCTTTTCCATGATGTTAGACTGCAATACGCAGTCCCTATCATCAGCCAACAGGGAGAG GTTGCAGGCAGGTTGCACATTGAGCTGATGCGAGTCAGTGGTGCCGTACCAGAGCGCCTGTCCGGGGGAGATGACTCATCAGAAAACTCCAGCGAGAGTAGCTGCTACGAGGTCATGGACACCAACGGGGAGATCGTCCACATGGCCAAGAGGCTCACCTGCAGG GTGCGGATCAGGGAGGCCACAGGTCTGCCGCTCAATTTGTCCAACTTCGTCTTCTGTCAGTACACCTTCTGGGAGCACGGTGAGCCCACTGTGGCTCCTCCCATGGTCAGCCCAGACAGACCTTCCCCTCGAAGCCCAGATGCCCAATTCACTGTCCAGTTTGATCACTGCAAG GACTATGTTGTGCATGTGACGGACGAGTTTTTAGAGTTCATATCCGATGGAGCGCTGGACATAGAAGTTTGGGGTCACCGCTGTGCTGGGAATGGACGTTCACTCTGGGAGTTAGACGCACTAGAGGCCAAGACCCAGACGCTCCGAGACAG GTGGAGTGAGGTGTCTCGCAGGATCGACCTGTGGATCTCCATCCAGGAGCTGAATGAGCAGGGAGAGTACTCATCTGTGGAGCTGCACTCTGGAAAAGACATCAGCACAGGAGGAGTCTTCCAACTCCGGCAG GGCCACTCCAGGAGGCTGCAGGTGTGCGTGAAACCAGTCCAAAACTCAGGCACTCTGCCTCTGCTGGTGGAGgctgtgctgtctgtgtctaTTGGCTGTGTGTCAGCTCGCTCCACCAAACTGCAGAGACCGCTCGACAGCTACCAG GAGGAAGATCTCAACTGTGTCAGAGAGCGCTGGTCAGAAGCCCTGATCAAACGTCGAGAGTACCTTGACgaacaaatcaaaaaaatcatcaataaaCATG AAAAGTCAGAGGAGGACATTGAGCGTGAAGCTCGGCTGGTGGAGCAGTGGGTCGGACTGACTGAAGAAAGAAATGCAGTGCTGGTACCTGCACCTGGCAGTGGCATCCCAGGAGCTCCTGCagactg GACCCCACCTGCAGGAATGGAAGCTCACATCCCTGTGCTCTTCCTGGATTTGAATG CGGATAATCTGACAGTGAACGAGCAGCTGACCGGCCCACATGCCGCAGGCGTTAACTCTATCCTGCCTAAGGAGCATGGAAGCCAGTTCTTCTATCTGCCCATCATCAGGCACAGTGATGAGGAG GTGTCCGCAGTGTGCTCCTGGGACTCATCCATCCATGATTCTGTGCACCTCAACCGGGTCACGTCTCCTAACGAACGCATCTACCTGATCATCAAAGCCACAGTGCAGCTCAGCCACCCTGCCTCCATGGAGCTGGTGCTCCGCAAGAGGATCGCTGTCAACATCTACAACAAACAG aGTTTCACTCAGAGTCTCAAGAGAAGAATGTCCCTAAAGAACACACTTTACTCCTGTGGCGTGTCTTATGAGATCGTGTCCAACATACCAAAG GCTTCAGAGGAaccagaggagagggagacctTGGCCCTCATGGCTGCTCGCGGTGACAGCGAGGAGACTCAGGATGGAGAAACCTATATAGAGAAATACACACGGGGAGTTCTGGAAGTGGAGAACATTCTCAGTCTAGAGAGGCTACGGCAG GCTGTGACAGTGAAGGAAGCGCTCGCTGCTAAGGGGAGGCACCTAAGAAGGAGTATCAGCACACCAAATGTACAGCAT TCTTCATGTAGTAAAACAGACCTGACTGGGTGTGAGGATGAAGACTGTAAG GACCACTGTGATCATGTGGACGGCTCCAACTGCAATCCCCAGGATAGCTCCCTTTGCAGCACACCCATCAAAAGCAAAGAAAACCAAG GTTTGGTTCCAGAGAGTCCTACCTTTTTCAACTCCAGCCCCTTCAAAGTCCTCTCCCCTCAGCCACCCAAGTTCCTAAAGTCTCTGTTGCCTGTCAAAGAGGAGAACAAGGCGAAGAAAGCCCTGGAGGCCCGGCCGCTGCTGGGACAAGAG GACTCTGAGGACGAGGAGACGGATGTGGACATGACTCTGAATCTGGATCGGGGCCCTCAGGACCACGGTGGCTTTCAGGCTTACATCCCAGAGGACTTTGCGAACTTTGAGATCTACAACGCCACTCTGGAGAACCAGGAGGGTTTTCCGTCCTCCCGTTCTGACTTAAAGGGAAGCCGGTGCGGAGGCGGGAGCGGGGAGAAAGAGGTGTCCCGGAGTCCCACGGCCAGCAGTTGCACTAGCGGTTACTTTTCACACAGTGCCTCCAACGCCACGCTGTCTGACATGCCTTTCAGTGCCAGCGAGAGCTCCGACCACCTCAGCTGCACCTCCAGAGACCCCCAGGACCACCCTGGCTGCCCTGCTGGACGAGGCTGCACCCAAACCAAAAGTGTTTATGTGGGGAGCGACGCCCAGCAGCCTCCTCTCTCAGGAGGTGGGGTCCAGGATAAGCTCACCCACCCTCAGGGCTCCTCACCTGTCAGTATTCCCAATTGCACAGACAAGCAGCAAACATTCCCTCTGCCTCACAACTGTGTTCTCAGTACCAGCCaggagttcactgactttaaagGGGCTGATGACAGTATTGTAGATAATGATTTAGGACATTTTACAGAGGGATGGGAGCCAGAGGGTTTGGAGCACAAGAAGGCagataacataaaaacatgtggCACTGGCAATCAACAGTCTTCTGTCATTACTGATGTAAATGACGCATCTAATCCTGAAAATTCAATATGCAACTGTCCTAATAATGAAGACTCTGTTAGCGTACCTGTGTCCTGCCCTAACACAACTGTAGTTTGCACTTCAGCCCCAGTGAGCACACCTGACAAAACTCCCGCTCCATCTCCAGCCCTCATAATTCCCTCCCCATCAGTCCCACCTCCGGCATCACCATCCCCAGTCACTCCTACATCTCCAGCTCCATCCTCTGCCCTGGCTCCGCGAGCAGGAGGAGAACCACCAATCCAGGAGCCAGCGCAGGGAGATCTGCCCCACGGGAGCCCCTGCCCAAGCCCCAACCCTAGCAGCGCAGAGCCCTCGGGCGACTCCAGCGGGGATGAGAGTACCCCCATAGCTCAGCTTCCTGACTGGATGGCCCCCGGGGAGCAGGTGTGGgtggggaagaggagggggacAGTTCACTATGTTGGAGGGGTAGAGTTTGCCAAGGGGATCTGGATTGGTGTGAAGCTGGACATGGCAGTGG GTAAGCACAATGGGACTGTCCAGGGCAGAGTGTACTTCCGCTGCCCCCCAGGCCACGGCGTGTTTGTCAAGCCATCTCGTCTCACCAGAGGACCACCCTCCATGGACACAGAACCCCAGACCCTGATCAGATAG